Proteins co-encoded in one Corylus avellana chromosome ca9, CavTom2PMs-1.0 genomic window:
- the LOC132162465 gene encoding protein NRT1/ PTR FAMILY 5.5-like: MAYLTEFSGLDTSHAAAILNACKGVETLMPIGMAFLVDSFVGEYCMLLFSSLSYSFGMIYLAMSTLSKFGGYCGEKRPNCIHAAQFVMFYISLLFIAIGVSGHKASLRSFLEQQMPSQTESDHQDGEKRKKPRKLRRFFRKHFAKILLMSIASTPISLTPSWSVKFGIPAIGMVVATILFMCRSDSYKYANKSQGSPLTVVSRVFVASASKMFCPLPRDANQLHENRRNSQYVPHTHGLRFLDKAAIVVPAQTLEQQEQNRWTLCSVTEVEEKKIFIRMIPMWIIFIMCGIVSSVGDTYFLEQVWNLDDTVGIVKAPVFMLLVLQDIAKFMFATVTKKLTKNGSRKYAAPIGMIIAMLFSVVCCITAAKAETMRLDVIKKYWLHNSKNDIPLSMFWLLPQFLLLGALDGISHNLLGDREHGFSNIACFFNGGVLDSISSYLLIVSDSVFGFGIWGGVISVYMVDKIKPSWFQKTLNESHLDNYYWTLAVLSSINLVFSILVAIWYINQRCSLADPHSSQRPDGFSSTLYQIAGIIKNYFIAAVQHFFDGGIIPKSIDATEEQATKEQAK; this comes from the exons ATGGCTTACTTAACAGAATTCTCCGGGCTTGACACTTCCCATGCTGCTGCAATTCTTAATGCATGCAAGGGTGTAGAGACCTTAATGCCCATAGGCATGGCCTTCCTTGTAGATTCTTTTGTCGGTGAATATTGCATGCTGTTGTTCTCCAGTCTTTCTTACAGCTTT GGGATGATCTACTTGGCAATGTCAACACTATCGAAATTTGGAGGCTACTGTGGTGAAAAACGTCCAAATTGCATCCATGCTGCccaatttgttatgttttacATATCATTACTCTTCATAGCCATTGGAGTATCTGGTCATAAGGCATCCTTGCGTTCTTTCCTAGAACAACAAATGCCAAGTCAAACAGAAAGTGATCATCAAGatggtgaaaaaagaaaaaagccaagGAAATTGAGACGCTTCTTCAGGAAACATTTCGCTAAGATTCTTCTCATGAGCATTGCATCTACTCCAATTTCATTGACTCCTTCATGGTCTGTCAAATTTGGAATACCAGCAATAGGGATGGTAGTGGCAACTATTCTGTTCATGTGTCGCTCAGACTCATACAAATATGctaataaatcacaggggagtCCTCTCACCGTTGTTTCTAGAGTCTTTGTAGCTTCTGCTTCCAAGATGTTTTGTCCCCTCCCACGGGATGCTAATCAACTCCATGAAAATCGACGTAATTCTCAATATGTGCCTCACACCCACGGCCTcag GTTCCTTGACAAGGCTGCCATTGTAGTACCAGCCCAAACGCTAGAGCAACAAGAACAAAATAGATGGACACTTTGCAGTGTAACAgaagtagaggaaaaaaaaatctttattcgCATGATACCTATGTGGATTATCTTTATCATGTGTGGGATCGTGTCATCTGTAGGAGACACTTATTTTTTAGAACAAGTATGGAATTTGGATGACACAGTTGGAATAGTGAAGGCACCTGTTTTTATGCTACTAGTCTTACAGGACATTGCAAAATTCATGTTTGCCACAGTCACTAAGAAGTTAACTAAAAATGGATCAAGAAAATATGCAGCCCCCATTGGAATGATAATAGCAATGTTGTTTTCTGTGGTATGTTGTATCACGGCTGCAAAAGCGGAGACAATGAGGCTAGacgtgataaaaaaatattggttaCACAATTCTAAAAATGATATCCCATTGAGCATGTTTTGGCTTCTTCcacaatttcttcttcttggtgCCCTTGATGGAATCTCGCATAACCTTCTTGGTGACCGTGAACATGGTTTTAGCAATATTGCTTGTTTCTTCAACGGTGGAGTTCTTGACTCTATAAGCTCCTACTTGCTAATTGTTAGCGATAGTGTATTTGGATTCGGAATTTGGGGTGGTGTCATTTCAGTTTATATGGTGGATAAGATCAAACCAAGTTGGTTTCAGAAGACATTGAACGAAAGTCATTTGGATAACTACTATTGGACACTGGCAGTTCTGAGTTCCATAAATCTTGTCTTCTCCATCTTGGTGGCAATTTGGTACATAAATCAAAGATGTTCTCTTGCAGATCCTCATAGCTCTCAAAGACCAGATGGATTTTCTAGCACCTTATACCAAATTGCAGGCAtcatcaaaaattattttattgcagCTGTTCAACATTTCTTTGATGGTGGTATCATCCCTAAATCAATCGATGCAACAGAAGAACAAGCAACAAAAGAACAAGCGAAGTGA
- the LOC132162012 gene encoding putative tRNA (cytidine(32)/guanosine(34)-2'-O)-methyltransferase: MGKASRDKRDIYYRKAKEEGWRARSAFKLLQIDEEFNIFEGVKRVVDLCAAPGSWSQVLSRQLYLPAKLSPDSRDSDLPLIVAIDLQPMAPIEGVIQVQGDITNARTAEVVIRHFDGCKADLVVCDGAPDVTGLHDMDEFVQSQLILAGLTIVTHVLREGGKFIAKIFRGKDTSLLYCQLKLFFPLVTFAKPKSSRNSSIEAFAVCENYSPPAGFNPKDLHRLLEMVGSPSGGDDLDCSSGWLEGPNKVYIPFLACGDLSGYDSDRSYPLPKVADGIYKSLDPVQPPIAPPYKRALELKKASSHGIQELEKLSLDS, from the exons ATGGGCAAAGCTTCGAGGGATAAAAGG GATATATACTacagaaaagcaaaagaagaaggtTGGCGTGCTCGAAGTGCCTTCAAGCTCCTTCAAATAGATGAGGAATTCAATATATTTGAAG GAGTAAAGCGTGTGGTGGATTTATGCGCTGCCCCTGGTAGCTGGAGCCAG GTTTTGAGTCGTCAATTGTATCTGCCAGCAAAGCTTTCACCAGATTCGAG GGATAGCGATCTTCCTCTTATTGTAGCCATTGATTTGCAGCCCATGGCTCCAATTGAAGGTGTTATTCAGGTGCAGGGTGACATAACAAATGCTCGAACAGCTGAAGTG GTCATTAGACATTTTGATGGTTGCAAGGCTGACCTGGTTGTGTGTGATGGTGCTCCTGATG TAACTGGTCTTCATGACATGGATGAATTTGTTCAGTCCCAGCTCATACTAGCG GGTTTAACAATAGTTACCCATGTACTTAGAGAAGGCGGAAAGTTTATTGCAAAAATATTTCGCGGGAAAGATACTAGTCTTCTGTATTGTCAG CTGAAATTATTTTTCCCTTTGGTAACTTTCGCAAAGCCAAAAAGCAGCAGAAATTCCAGCATAG AGGCATTTGCAGTTTGTGAAAATTATTCCCCTCCGGCAGGATTTAATCCGAAAGATTTGCATCGCCTATTAGAAATGGTGGGGAGCCCATCTGGAGGAGATGATCTAG ATTGCAGTAGTGGGTGGTTGGAAGGGCCAAATAAGGTGTATATCCCATTTCTAGCTTGCGGGGATCTCTCTGGATACGATTCTGACCGTTCATATCCGTTACCTAAAGTTGCCGATGGAATTTACAAGAGCTTGGATCCTGTACAGCCCCCAATTGCCCCTCCTTATAAGAGAGCACTTGAATTGAAGAAAGCATCCAGTCATGGAATCCAAGAGCTTGAAAAGCTCTCCTTGGATTCTTGA
- the LOC132191715 gene encoding 26S proteasome non-ATPase regulatory subunit 7 homolog A-like, whose protein sequence is MDVIKSQQVSSRPIEKVIVHPLVLLSIVDNYNRVARDTRKRVVGVLLGSSFKGTVDVTNSYAVPFEEDDKDPSIWFLDHNYHESMFSMFKRINAKEHVVGWYSTGPKLRENDLEVHRLFHNYVPNPVLVIIDVQPKEMGIPTKAYYDVEEVKENATQKSQKVFVHVPSEIAAHEVEEIGVEHLLRDVKDTTISTLATEVAGKLTALNGLDARLREIRGYLDLVIDGKVPLNHEILYHLQDVFNLLPNLNVAELIKAFAVKTNDMMLVLYLSSLIRSVIALHNLINNKMLNKEHEKAEDAKPATIPPVSGS, encoded by the exons ATGGATGTGATCAAGTCCCAGCAAGTATCATCGAGGCCCATCGAGAAGGTCATCGTTCACCCACTGGTTCTGCTCAGCATCGTCGACAACTACAACCGAGTCGCCAGGGACACGCGCAAGCGAGTCGTCGGAGTCTTGCTCGGTAGCTCCTTCAAAGGCACTGTCGACGTCACCAACAGCTATGCAG TGCCCTTTGAAGAAGATGACAAGGATCCAAGCATATGGTTTCTTGACCACAACTATCATGAATCGATGTTTTCAATGTTCAAGAGAATCAATG CTAAGGAGCACGTGGTTGGTTGGTATAGTACAGGTCCAAAGCTACGGGAGAATGATCTAGAGGTTCACAGATTATTCCACAA CTATGTCCCAAATCCTGTCTTGGTCATTATTGATGTCCAGCCTAAGGAGATGGGGATACCCACTAAGGCTTACTATGATGTTGAAGAAGTGAAAGAG AATGCTACACAAAAAAGCCAAAAGGTTTTCGTTCACGTGCCTTCAGAAATTGCTGCTCATGAGGTCGAGGAAATTG GAGTGGAGCACTTGTTAAGGGACGTGAAGGATACCACCATCAGTACACTTGCAACTGAG gTTGCTGGAAAACTTACTGCTTTAAATGGTTTGGATGCACGGCTACGAGAGATACGTGGGTACCTCGATCTTGTTATTGATGGGAAGGTTCCATTAAATCATGAGATACTTTATCATTTACAG gaTGTGTTCAACCTGCTTCCAAATCTCAACGTGGCTGAGTTAATCAAGGCATTTGCAG TAAAAACAAATGATATGATGTTGGTTTTATATCTTTCCTCTCTCATCCGAAGTGTCATTGCGCTCCACAATCTGATCAATAACAAG atgttAAATAAAGAACACGAGAAAGCTGAGGATGCAAAACCGGCTACAATCCCACCTGTCAGTGGAAGCTGA
- the LOC132162463 gene encoding protein NRT1/ PTR FAMILY 5.5-like, which translates to MAYLTEFSGLDTSHAAAILNACKGVETLMPIGMAFLVDSFVGEYCMLLFSSLSYSFGMIYLAMSTLSKFGGYCGEKRPNCIHAAQFVMFYISLLFIAIGVSGHKASLRSFLEQQMPSQTESDHQDGEKRKKPRKLRRFFRKHFAKILLMSIASTPISLTPSWSVKFGIPAIGMVVATILFMCRSDSYKYANKSQGSPLTVVSRVFVASASKMFCPLPRDANQLHENRRNSQYVPHTHGLRFLDKAAIVVPAQTLEQQEQNRWTLCSVTEVEEKKIFIRMIPMWIIFIMCGIVSSVGDTYFLEQVWNLDDTVGIVKAPVFMLLVLQDIAKFMFATVTKKLTKNGSRKYAAPIGMIIAMLFSVVCCITAAKAETMRLDVIKKYWLHNSKNDIPLSMFWLLPQFLLLGALDGISHNLLGDREHGFSNIACFFNGGVPDSISSYLLIVSDSVFGFGIWGGVISVYMVDKIKPSWFQKTLNESHLDNYYWTLAVLSSINLVFSILVAIWYINQRCSLADPHSSQRPDGFSSTLYQIAGIIKNYFIAAVQHFFDGGIIPKSINATEEQATKEQAK; encoded by the exons ATGGCTTACTTAACAGAATTCTCCGGGCTTGACACTTCCCATGCTGCTGCAATTCTTAATGCATGCAAGGGTGTAGAGACCTTAATGCCCATAGGCATGGCCTTCCTTGTAGATTCTTTTGTCGGTGAATATTGCATGCTGTTGTTCTCCAGTCTTTCTTACAGCTTT GGGATGATCTACTTGGCAATGTCAACACTATCGAAATTTGGAGGCTACTGTGGTGAAAAACGTCCAAATTGCATCCATGCTGCccaatttgttatgttttacATATCATTACTCTTCATAGCCATTGGAGTATCTGGTCATAAGGCATCCTTGCGTTCTTTCCTAGAACAACAAATGCCAAGTCAAACAGAAAGTGATCATCAAGatggtgaaaaaagaaaaaagccaagGAAATTGAGACGCTTCTTCAGGAAACATTTCGCTAAGATTCTTCTCATGAGCATTGCATCTACTCCAATTTCATTGACTCCTTCATGGTCTGTCAAATTTGGAATACCAGCAATAGGGATGGTAGTGGCAACTATTCTGTTCATGTGTCGCTCAGACTCATACAAATATGctaataaatcacaggggagtCCTCTCACCGTTGTTTCTAGAGTCTTTGTAGCTTCTGCTTCCAAGATGTTTTGTCCCCTCCCACGGGATGCTAATCAACTCCATGAAAATCGACGTAATTCTCAATATGTGCCTCACACCCACGGCCTcag GTTCCTTGACAAGGCTGCCATTGTAGTACCAGCCCAAACGCTAGAGCAACAAGAACAAAATAGATGGACACTTTGCAGTGTAACAgaagtagaggaaaaaaaaatctttattcgCATGATACCTATGTGGATTATCTTTATCATGTGTGGGATCGTGTCATCTGTAGGAGACACTTATTTTTTAGAACAAGTATGGAATTTGGATGACACAGTTGGAATAGTGAAGGCACCTGTTTTTATGCTACTAGTCTTACAGGACATTGCAAAATTCATGTTTGCCACAGTCACTAAGAAGTTAACTAAAAATGGATCAAGAAAATATGCAGCCCCCATTGGAATGATAATAGCAATGTTGTTTTCTGTGGTATGTTGTATCACGGCTGCAAAAGCGGAGACAATGAGGCTAGacgtgataaaaaaatattggttaCACAATTCTAAAAATGATATCCCATTGAGCATGTTTTGGCTTCTTCcacaatttcttcttcttggtgCCCTTGATGGAATCTCGCATAACCTTCTTGGTGACCGTGAACATGGTTTTAGCAATATTGCTTGTTTCTTCAACGGTGGAGTTCCTGACTCTATAAGCTCCTACTTGCTAATTGTTAGCGATAGTGTATTTGGATTCGGAATTTGGGGTGGTGTCATTTCAGTTTATATGGTGGATAAGATCAAACCAAGTTGGTTTCAGAAGACATTGAACGAAAGTCATTTGGATAACTACTATTGGACACTGGCAGTTCTGAGTTCCATAAATCTTGTCTTCTCCATCTTGGTGGCAATTTGGTACATAAATCAAAGATGTTCTCTTGCAGATCCTCATAGCTCTCAAAGACCAGATGGATTTTCTAGCACCTTATACCAAATTGCAGGCAtcatcaaaaattattttattgcagCTGTTCAACATTTCTTTGATGGTGGTATCATCCCTAAATCAATCAATGCAACAGAAGAACAAGCAACAAAAGAACAAGCAAAGTGA
- the LOC132162464 gene encoding 26S proteasome non-ATPase regulatory subunit 7 homolog A-like — MRGNRVISVPFEEDDKDPSIWFLDHNYHESMFSMFKRINAKEHVVGWYSTGPKLRENDLEVHRLFHNYVPNPVLVIIDVQPKEMGIPTKAYYDVEEVKENATQKSQKVFVHVPSEIAAHEVEEIGVEHLLRDVKDTTISTLATEVAGKLTALNGLDARLREIRGYLDLVIDGKVPLNHEILYHLQDVFNLLPNLNVAELIKAFAVKTNDMMLVLYLSSLIRSVIALHNLINNKMLNKEHEKAEDAKPATVPPVSGS; from the exons ATGCG TGGTAATCGTGTTATTTCAGTGCCCTTTGAAGAAGATGACAAGGATCCAAGCATATGGTTTCTTGACCACAACTATCATGAATCGATGTTTTCAATGTTCAAGAGAATCAATG CTAAGGAGCACGTGGTTGGTTGGTATAGTACAGGTCCAAAGCTACGGGAGAATGATCTAGAGGTTCACAGATTATTCCACAA CTATGTCCCAAATCCTGTCTTGGTCATCATTGATGTCCAGCCTAAGGAGATGGGGATACCCACTAAGGCTTACTATGATGTTGAAGAAGTGAAAGAG AATGCTACACAAAAAAGCCAGAAGGTTTTCGTTCACGTGCCTTCAGAAATTGCTGCTCATGAGGTCGAGGAAATTG GAGTGGAGCACTTGTTAAGGGACGTGAAGGATACCACCATCAGTACACTTGCAACTGAG gTTGCTGGAAAACTTACTGCTTTAAATGGTTTGGATGCACGGCTACGAGAGATACGTGGGTACCTCGATCTTGTTATTGATGGGAAGGTTCCATTAAATCATGAGATACTTTATCATTTACAG gaTGTGTTCAACCTGCTTCCAAATCTCAACGTGGCTGAGTTAATCAAGGCATTTGCAG TAAAAACAAATGATATGATGTTGGTTTTATATCTTTCCTCTCTCATCCGAAGTGTCATTGCGCTCCACAATCTGATCAATAACAAG atgTTAAATAAAGAACACGAGAAAGCTGAGGATGCCAAACCGGCTACAGTCCCACCTGTCAGTGGAAGCTGA